A genomic segment from Streptomyces sp. NBC_01233 encodes:
- a CDS encoding IS701 family transposase, which yields MESWSEGVAGLHARFGHRFGRSEPRDRALDYLRGLLAPLEKKNGWTLAEQVGQLRPDGVQRLLNHSEWDENAVRDDVRDFVVETIGAKDGVLIGDDTGFLKKGTRSAGVQRQYSGTAGRTENCQIGTFLAYASAKGRALIDRELYVPKSWTDDRDRCRAAGIDDTVPFATKIEHLKWMLQRAIDAAVPFAWVTADEAYGQVKHFRAWLEERQAAYVLATKVNDTVITADGRDARVDELIAALPKQAWKRISAGAGAHGQRIYHWARVAIRPTWEGGSGHWVLARRNLSDPTDIAYYVCYGPVTSRLKDLVRTAGARWAVEECFQTAKGECGLDHYQVRLYRAWYRHITLAMAVLAYLTAIRAAEAAKGAAEMTSKTSYPSASRRSAG from the coding sequence ATCGAGTCGTGGTCCGAGGGTGTAGCGGGGTTGCATGCCCGGTTCGGGCATCGTTTTGGCAGGTCGGAGCCACGTGATCGGGCTCTGGACTACCTCAGGGGCCTGCTTGCTCCGCTGGAGAAGAAGAACGGGTGGACGCTGGCCGAGCAGGTCGGCCAGCTCCGCCCGGACGGTGTGCAACGCCTGCTCAACCACTCCGAATGGGACGAGAACGCGGTCCGGGACGATGTCCGGGACTTCGTCGTGGAGACCATCGGCGCCAAGGATGGCGTGCTCATCGGGGACGACACCGGGTTCCTGAAGAAGGGCACCAGGTCAGCAGGGGTCCAGCGGCAGTATTCCGGCACCGCTGGCCGCACCGAGAACTGCCAGATCGGCACCTTCCTCGCCTACGCATCCGCCAAAGGGCGGGCGCTGATCGACCGGGAACTCTACGTCCCGAAGTCCTGGACGGACGACCGCGACCGCTGCCGGGCAGCCGGGATCGACGACACCGTGCCGTTCGCCACGAAGATCGAGCACCTCAAGTGGATGCTGCAACGCGCCATCGACGCGGCTGTTCCCTTCGCCTGGGTGACCGCGGACGAGGCATACGGGCAGGTCAAGCACTTCCGCGCCTGGCTGGAAGAACGCCAGGCCGCGTATGTGCTGGCCACCAAGGTCAACGACACCGTGATCACCGCCGACGGCCGGGACGCCCGCGTCGACGAGCTGATCGCGGCCCTGCCGAAGCAGGCATGGAAACGGATCTCCGCCGGAGCCGGCGCCCACGGCCAGCGGATCTACCACTGGGCCCGCGTCGCGATCCGGCCCACCTGGGAGGGCGGATCCGGGCACTGGGTGCTCGCCCGCCGCAACCTGTCCGACCCCACCGACATCGCCTACTACGTCTGCTACGGCCCCGTCACTTCCCGGCTGAAAGACCTGGTCAGGACCGCCGGAGCCAGGTGGGCGGTGGAGGAATGCTTCCAGACCGCGAAGGGTGAATGCGGGCTCGATCACTACCAGGTGCGGCTCTACCGGGCCTGGTACCGGCACATCACCCTCGCCATGGCCGTCCTGGCCTACCTCACGGCCATCCGTGCCGCAGAAGCCGCAAAAGGGGCAGCGGAGATGACGAGCAAGACCTCATACCCCTCAGCGTCCCGGAGATCCGCCGGATGA
- a CDS encoding helix-turn-helix transcriptional regulator: MSSNDGAARTAGPERPVPEDYVADRIKQEREARGWSTVALAEKMAEAGHPVNQAAIWRIESGKPRRRVNLDEALGFCQVFGLTMDELTAPPMKHADPIIRGIVREWIENKAALARAKRDVEILESQIDREDFELKHFASYSDEHEAELEQLIRREEDAWKRQHP, encoded by the coding sequence ATGAGCAGCAACGACGGCGCGGCACGCACAGCGGGCCCGGAGCGGCCTGTGCCCGAGGACTACGTCGCTGATCGCATCAAGCAGGAACGTGAGGCGCGCGGCTGGAGTACGGTCGCCCTGGCCGAGAAGATGGCTGAGGCCGGTCACCCGGTCAACCAGGCCGCGATCTGGCGCATTGAGAGCGGCAAGCCGCGACGTCGGGTCAATCTCGACGAGGCGCTCGGCTTCTGTCAGGTATTCGGCCTCACCATGGACGAGCTGACCGCGCCGCCCATGAAGCATGCCGACCCGATCATTCGCGGCATCGTCCGCGAATGGATCGAAAACAAGGCTGCACTCGCGCGGGCGAAGCGCGACGTGGAGATCCTGGAGAGCCAGATCGATCGTGAGGACTTCGAGCTGAAGCACTTCGCTAGCTACAGCGACGAGCACGAGGCCGAACTCGAACAGCTGATCCGACGCGAAGAAGACGCGTGGAAGCGCCAGCACCCCTGA
- a CDS encoding DnaB-like helicase N-terminal domain-containing protein, translated as MPQGTTLPPQTPSHFDEDASPLEPPFNIDAERAVLGACMHKADVIDAVRPLLGDDAFYRPAHETIWRALLAQRREDNPTDPIVLTELLQQQGDLQRVGGPAYVFQLADAPYGTGSAEHHAEIVREKAELRRLVTSAVRTLQRAQEPGADPEAIRSEVEAEVRAERERALASGQGRLSRFAKDGWSFVKETGADTEPLWGTREKTVWASGESLMIVGAPGVGKTTLAHQVVFARLGLQETVLEMPVAPSRRVLYLAMDRPKQIAKAMARRVFQTDEKILRERLVVWEGPLPATLDKEPDLLADLAAAHQADTIVIDSLKDAVSTMVDDSLAVAFHNARNRALRGGVEIMELHHQRKASADAPRGQRPSLDQVYGSTWYVSGAGSVLFVTGKAGDPAVTLHHLKTSTGEVGPLDVTHDHVRGTTIVDPTKDPAVLLRNAPGGLSARDLATILIGGGDPDRADIEKARRHLGRLVDSGLATKADGIAGGTGGGQQARYYPSARHLTAVG; from the coding sequence ATGCCCCAGGGTACGACCCTGCCTCCCCAGACGCCATCCCACTTCGACGAGGACGCCTCGCCGCTGGAGCCGCCCTTCAATATCGACGCCGAGCGCGCGGTCCTCGGCGCCTGCATGCACAAAGCCGACGTCATCGACGCGGTCCGGCCCCTCCTGGGCGACGACGCCTTCTACCGGCCCGCCCACGAGACGATCTGGCGCGCGCTCCTCGCCCAGCGCCGCGAGGACAATCCCACCGACCCGATCGTCCTTACCGAGCTGCTCCAGCAGCAAGGCGACCTGCAGCGGGTCGGCGGACCCGCCTACGTGTTCCAGCTCGCCGACGCGCCCTACGGCACCGGCAGCGCGGAGCACCACGCGGAGATCGTCCGCGAGAAGGCCGAGCTGCGCCGCCTGGTGACCTCCGCCGTGCGCACTCTCCAGCGGGCCCAGGAGCCCGGCGCGGATCCCGAGGCGATACGCAGCGAGGTCGAGGCGGAAGTACGCGCCGAACGGGAGCGCGCACTGGCCTCGGGGCAGGGGCGGCTGTCCCGCTTCGCCAAAGACGGATGGTCGTTCGTCAAGGAGACCGGCGCCGACACGGAGCCCTTGTGGGGCACGCGCGAGAAGACCGTCTGGGCCTCCGGCGAGAGCCTGATGATCGTCGGCGCTCCGGGCGTCGGCAAGACCACGCTGGCCCATCAGGTGGTCTTCGCCCGCCTCGGGTTGCAGGAGACCGTCCTGGAGATGCCCGTCGCGCCCAGCCGACGGGTGCTGTACCTGGCGATGGACCGTCCCAAGCAGATCGCCAAGGCCATGGCCCGCCGCGTCTTCCAGACCGACGAGAAGATCCTTCGGGAGCGGCTCGTGGTCTGGGAGGGCCCACTGCCCGCCACCCTCGACAAGGAGCCCGACCTCCTCGCCGACCTCGCCGCCGCCCACCAGGCCGACACCATCGTGATCGACAGCCTCAAGGACGCGGTCAGCACGATGGTCGACGATAGCCTCGCGGTCGCCTTCCACAACGCCCGAAACCGGGCCCTGCGCGGCGGCGTGGAAATCATGGAGCTGCACCACCAGCGCAAGGCCAGCGCCGACGCGCCGCGCGGCCAGCGCCCCAGCCTGGACCAGGTCTACGGCTCCACCTGGTACGTCTCCGGCGCGGGCAGTGTCCTGTTCGTCACCGGAAAGGCCGGCGACCCCGCCGTCACCCTGCACCACCTCAAGACCTCCACCGGCGAGGTCGGCCCCTTGGACGTCACCCACGACCACGTGCGCGGCACCACAATCGTCGACCCCACCAAGGACCCCGCCGTTCTGTTGCGCAACGCCCCGGGCGGGCTGTCCGCACGCGACCTGGCAACCATCCTCATCGGCGGCGGCGACCCCGACCGCGCCGACATCGAAAAGGCACGACGCCACCTCGGTCGGCTCGTCGACAGTGGCCTGGCAACGAAGGCCGACGGCATCGCCGGAGGGACCGGAGGCGGCCAGCAGGCCCGCTACTACCCCTCTGCCCGCCACCTCACCGCCGTCGGCTAA
- a CDS encoding DUF2637 domain-containing protein has protein sequence MNRSGRIALVLGLVAVVLMAFRVSWNALSDVARAIGADSTAALLYPIVVDGLMALALVSALFLTGTDRTFALRVLAAYTIASLLLNYVHGLVPALHTTSVQWGRLTDWDPANWALVLLATSLPVGSIYFGSDLVAKVLHHNPESAGPAEMASDQSGDRQADQSAGEEAPQSRSDQAKPDPAQPTESTPLKVTEPPVTRPTERYTPSPAPAARPPRSAAVAESTGSAPRRATGRVPAATKPTAHRNRTDAEVLHEARFLTADWSDDQLTAERLRTTLRIGQKPARLLRNKLQAERTGQTQPVADGGFKVGPIDEAATPAGTV, from the coding sequence GTGAACCGCAGCGGACGCATCGCCCTCGTCCTCGGCTTGGTGGCCGTCGTCCTCATGGCCTTCCGGGTCTCGTGGAACGCGCTGTCCGACGTGGCCCGCGCCATCGGCGCAGACTCCACCGCCGCCCTGCTCTACCCGATCGTGGTCGACGGGCTGATGGCCCTCGCGCTGGTCTCCGCGCTCTTCCTGACCGGCACCGACCGCACGTTCGCGCTGCGGGTCTTGGCCGCCTACACGATCGCCAGCCTCCTGCTGAACTACGTGCACGGCCTCGTTCCCGCCCTGCACACCACGTCGGTCCAGTGGGGTCGACTGACCGACTGGGACCCCGCGAACTGGGCCCTCGTACTGCTGGCGACCTCGCTCCCGGTCGGGTCGATCTACTTCGGGTCGGACCTCGTGGCCAAGGTGCTGCACCACAACCCCGAGTCGGCCGGCCCCGCAGAAATGGCCTCCGACCAGTCGGGCGACCGGCAAGCCGACCAGTCGGCTGGCGAGGAGGCCCCACAGTCGAGGTCTGACCAGGCCAAACCGGACCCCGCGCAGCCGACCGAGTCGACCCCCCTGAAGGTCACCGAGCCACCCGTGACGAGGCCGACCGAGCGCTATACACCGTCCCCCGCTCCTGCTGCCCGACCACCCCGGTCGGCCGCCGTGGCGGAGTCGACGGGATCGGCGCCGCGTCGGGCGACCGGTCGGGTCCCCGCCGCCACCAAGCCGACCGCCCACCGCAACCGCACCGACGCCGAAGTCCTCCACGAGGCCCGATTCCTGACCGCCGACTGGAGCGACGACCAGCTGACCGCCGAGCGTCTGCGCACCACACTACGGATCGGCCAGAAACCCGCCCGCCTCCTGCGCAACAAACTGCAGGCCGAGCGCACCGGCCAGACCCAGCCCGTCGCGGACGGCGGCTTCAAGGTCGGGCCAATCGACGAAGCCGCCACCCCCGCCGGCACCGTCTGA
- a CDS encoding helix-turn-helix domain-containing protein translates to MPQHSLPLAQIAQLLDVPEDSLRALIAARSSDQGDTTLVGLTVTEAARRIGIGRTKLYEYVSSGEIASVKIGSLRRIPAEAVNDFLARRLSASDFGAAA, encoded by the coding sequence TTGCCCCAGCACTCCCTGCCCCTTGCCCAGATCGCCCAGCTGCTCGACGTCCCCGAGGACTCGCTCCGCGCGCTCATAGCCGCACGCAGCAGTGACCAGGGCGACACCACCCTCGTCGGCCTTACTGTCACCGAAGCCGCCCGCCGGATCGGCATCGGCCGCACCAAGCTGTACGAGTACGTGTCGTCTGGCGAGATCGCCTCCGTCAAGATCGGCAGCTTGCGCCGCATCCCAGCAGAGGCGGTGAACGACTTCCTGGCCCGCCGCCTGTCGGCGAGCGACTTCGGGGCCGCCGCGTGA